TAATAGTAACCCTGGTGTGGATATGCTTTGCAGCTCCAAGAGAAATATGGGGATGTTTTCACGGTGTACCTGGGGCCAAGACGCACGGTCATGCTATGTGGGATAGACGCCATACGGGAGGCCCTGGTGGACAATGCTGAGGCCTTCTCTGGCCGGGGAAAAATTGCTATAGTGGAGCCAGTCTTCCAGGGATACGGTAAGGGCCTCAAAAGCAGCAGGAAGGGAATGCTGGAGAAGGGGAATTGGGGAGGATGAATCTGGGAAGAGAAGATAAGGGGTGCACAGGGACACAGGGTCTCCTTCCAGTCTCCTAGGCAACCCATGCCTTCTCTACACACCCAGGTGTAGTCTTTGCCAATGGGGAACGCTGGAAGACTCTTCGCCGATTCTCTCTGGCCACCATGAGGGACTTCGGGATGGGGAAGCGGAGTGTGGAGGAGCGGATTCAGGAGGAGGCTCAGTGTCTGGTGGAAGAGCTGCGGAAAACTGAGGGTGAGTCCTGTGTGATGGCTATGCGGGGTGCATGGCAACAGAAAGACATAGGGGGTATCCatggacagagaaagagaggtagagatagaAAATGAtcccaagggcacctgggtggctcagtggttgagcgtctgcctttggctcaggtcgcgaccccagggtgctgggatcgagtcccacatgaggctccctgcagggagcctgcttctccctctgtctatgtttctgcttctctctgtgtgtctctcatgagtaaataaataaaatcataaaaaaaagaaaatgatcccaaGAGACCATCAGACAGAGGGATAGAAgtgatggggaggagaggaacaCAGGAAGCCAGAGAGATGTAGAGTGTATAGTGTTGAGAACAACTCAAAGGCATAAACTTTAGGTGTTAGCATGCTGTTTACTTGAATTCAGAGAAACCAACTCATGGATTAATTGTATCTATCAAGAACAAAAATAGAACTTataaaaagaaggcagagagagaaaagggaaaatgacagatactttaaaaatgataaactgGGTTTTCCTTTCCTTGGGTGAACTGCTGATGAGCTGGCAGTGCGCAAGGAGGGCAGCCGGGGCATTCCACTCTCAGACAGCTGTACAAGCTGTCAAAAAAGCACTTCTGCTTGATTTGAGATTCTCCATAAAAAagtgtttatgaaaaaaaaaaggtgtttatgAGACAGGGTCCTTCCAATAGAGATATTTTGGGACATAAATGCAGAGGttgggagggaaaggcagaggtagaaacacaTGGAGCTGTAGAGGACTAGGGACAGAGGACAAAGAAGCAGACCGGAGGATACAGAGTGACTCAGCTGGagagacaggaaaggagaaagagacagagagggagggaccaaaacagagagagactggaagagactgggagaggcagaaagaaaccaAGGCAGAGAAAATTAGACAGCAGACAGACTTGCTCAGAAAAGGCTCTGATGGGGACCAAGAGAAGATGGACAGGTGAGACccgcagagagagaggctgatCACACATTGATCCTGGGCATAGTTAGGGAGGCCAGGATGTATACAGACAGCAACTAATAAGTGCAAGACAATTCCCTGGAGACCAGAATGCCCTGGAGTTGGAAAGAAGAGATGAAGGGGGAGTGACAGGCCAGGGATAGGGAGAACAGAGTTCTTTACTTTGCACAGGTGATTGAACACCTGCTCTGCATCCCTCTGTCCCTGGGACTTAACTCCCTGCCCCCAGGGTCAGAGCTGAGGCCGGAGAGGGACAGTCCCTAGAGCTGGGCTGCCTGGGTCTGAATCCCAATCCCAGGGATGAGGAGCTGGGTAAcactgggcaagttactcaacctctctgccCAACTGtggaatggaaataataacaGAACAACACTTTCCTTCCAGGATTGTGGTtggaaatttaatgaaataatacatgaagTGCTTAAATAGGGCCTGGCACATCATCTGGGCTAGTGTGTGTTAGCTGttgttgtctccctttctttaCCATCACTGGGTGAGGGAGGGAAGACACACAGACATGGGGCAGTAGCCAAATGCTCCTAAGGCCTCTGTTTGAGTCTGTGTCCCATGACCTGTGCTGCCTCCTCCTAGGAGCCCTCCAAGACCCCACCTTCTTCTTCCACTCTATGACTGCCAACATCATCTGCTCCATTGTCTTTGGAAAACGCTTTGGCTACAAAGACCCTGAGTTCCTGCGCCTGATGAACTTGTTCTATGTGTCCTTCGCACTCATCAGCTCCTTCTCCAGCCAGgtcagggagagggagtgggagggtgGGCATGAGGTGGACATCTGGGGCAAGGCAGAGGGGCAATCTGCTTTGGGGGCCCAGAAATGCACCTACAGGctggaagaggagcagagacaaCAAGGAGGGACAGGGGCACTGAGTGCTGgatggcaggagggagggacaagAGACGGGCAGGAGCCTAGTATGACGAGGCTGAGATGAAGAGACAAGGGGACAGAATATGAACCAGGATATCAAGCTCTCTACTCTTCTGTCcccaatttcttaaaatcttcACCTCTGTCTTTGGCAAAGCCCCTCCCTTGAAGCAGTTCAAAGGATATATGAAAAAAGGAATGACATTTCTTTGTTTACCCCATTctccttcctctgtttttttttttctttcttttaaatgtctcTCAGGTTGTAAAGTAATATGCTCTTCTTTTATAACAAAATAgtgtgatttctctttctcaatgAACCTGGAAATACCCTAATTGTATATTAagttaagaaaattaaacttcgggggcacctgggtggctcagttggttaagcatccaactctttgatttcggttcaggtcctgGTCCCacggttgtgagatggagtcctcCCTTGGGCTCCACGCcgagcatagagcctacttaagattctctctccctcgccttctgcccctcccccacttccctctctctctctctcaaaaaaaagaagaaagaagaaaaagaagaagaagaagaagaagaaagaaagaaagagagagagaaagaaagaaagaaagaaagaaagaagaaagaaagaaagaaagaaagaaagaaagaaagaaagaaagaaagaaagaaagaaagaaagaaagaaagaaagaaagagaaaggaaggaaggaaggaaggaaggaaggaaggaaggaaggaaggaaggaaggaaggaaattaaactTCAGAGCACTATGACTATGTTTCTTAACTAGTAGCATATCTCAGATTCATGCATAGGACTGTCACAAATACAAATTCCCATGACCTCCTACTGGAGAGTCTGATCCAAAAATCTGGAATGGGGCCCAAGGTGAGTATTTGGAAGAAGCCCAACAGGTGATTTCACTTTTCCCCTTCCATGgaaaaccacaaagagaaaacTCTGGAAGGAGATTCGCCAGAGTTAACAATGGTTATCCCTAGAAGGAGCaattaagaaaaagttttctggggaattcctgggtggctcagcggtttagcacctgccttcggctcagggcttgatcctggagtcctgggatccagtcccacatcgggctccctgcctggagcctgcttctccctctgcctgtgtctctgcctctcatgaacaaataaaatcttaaaaataaatgggaggAGAACAGATCAAAGGAGACTTAGAATCAGTGAGtgggtgagagacagagacaagggagaccgaaaaagagagacagacacagggagatgatatccaccaccaccccttcccGGGTGTCAGGGCCCACTGGGACCCACAGCTCAGCCCCAGGACGATCTCACAGCCCCCCCCTCTTTCCCGCAGATGTTCGAGCTTTTCCACAGCTTCTTGAAGTACTTTCCTGGCACACACAGGCAGGTCTACAATAACCTGCAGGAAATCAAAGCCTTCATTGCCCGCATGGTGGAGAAGCACCGGGAAACCCTGGACCCCAGCGCTCCGCGGGACTTCATCGACGCCTACCTGATCCGCATGGACAAAGTGGGGTTTGCGGGAGGGGAATGGGAGacgcagggagggaggaaaagatgaGGGGGGGGCAGAAGGCAGCGGCGAGGGGGAGGGAATGGGGGGGAAGGACGCGGGATGCCAAGGGATCTTGGAaagaggggggagaggcagaaaggaaacGAGGGGAAGAGTTAAATAGGgaaaggaggacagagggagggagagaaaaacaggaagcGCAGGACGCGGGACAGAAGTCCAGCAACAGGTGACAGGACTCACAGAGGCCAAGAGAGGCTGGGAGCGAAAGGGGACGCGCAGCAGAGGGATGGCAGAGGGATTGGAGCCCAGGCAGCGCGCGGAGGCGGAGAGGGATTCGCGGTTGGGCGCGCAGAGGGCGCGGAAAAGGAAGGCGGTCCAGACGCTGCGGGAGACCCCAGCAGGGGAGGGCGCCCCGAGGGAGGAGCGCGCAGCCAAGCCCCCCGCTCCCCTCGGATCCAGGAGAAGGCCGAGCCCAGCAGCGAGTTCCACCATCGGAACCTCATAGACACGGCGCTCTCGCTCTTCTTCGCCGGCACGGAGACCACCAGCACCACGCTCCGCTACGGATTCCTACTCATGCTCAAATACCCCCACATCACAGGTGGGTGGGCCGGGGCAGGGGGGATTTGTGACCCCTTTGGGGGCTGCGGAAGTGGGGCTGaggtccttcctttttttttttgaaaatttatttatttatttatttatttgtttatttatttatttgaagtttgatttgccaacatatagtataacacccagtgctcatcctgtcaagtgcccccctcagtgcccgccaccgagttaccccaacccccttgAGGTGCCTCCGGAATGAGAGAGGCGGAGTTCCTCTCCTATACCTGTAGCACTCAGGTTTTCAATGAATCCCTCACTAAGCCAGCCCTGTGGGTGGATGGCTGAAGTGTGTCAGTATGTTCTCCCACTGTTTCTTCCCATCGTTTACAGGCTGACTCGTCTATCTCCCCAGCCGTCCATGCACCTGTccgtccttttatttatttattaacctGTGTACTCAGATTCTTTAATCAATGATTAATCCGACGATGTCAACTCCCATTCTTTAtgtggattaatttttttctttatgtggatTAATTGCTTCATCTGTTGATCTTTTAAAACAgtgattaggggatccctgggtggcgcagcggtttagcgcctgactttggcccagggcgcgatcctggagacccgggattgaatcccacgtcgggctcccggtgcatggagcctgcttctccctctgcctgtgtctctgcctctctctctttctctctctctctctctctctctctctgtgactatcataaattaaaaaaaaaattaaaacagtgattAATCGAGTGAACTATTTGTCATTGACTCATCGGCTCATTCGTTTGTGCGTGCATCCATCTGTCCTATGAActagatttcattcctttttttttttaaagatttgtttatttatttattcgtgatagacatagagagagagagagagagagagagagagagagaggcagagacacaggaggagggagagcaggctccatgctgggaacccggagtgggactcgattccgggactccaggatcgcgccctgggccaaaggcaggcgccaaaccgctgagccacccagggatccccaagatttcattctttaattcTCCCATTCTCATTCCCCTACCCCAGGCTGGTGGCTCTGAGGGGTGTCAATGACCTAAtcctttattatattatatatattgttccTGACTCATTCGTCCATAGAAAGCAGTATCCCtgctaaaatgtctttttatttttttaaagattttatttatttattcatgagcatgcgagagaggcagagatacaggcagagggagaagcaggctccaagcagggagcctgacacgtgggattcgatgccctgagccaaaggcagacgctcaaccgctgaaccacccaggcgtccctgaaatgtctttttaaatgaagttcccctagatggtattatgctgagtgaaataagtcagtcagagaaaggcaattatcatatgatctcactcatatgtggaatttaagaaacaaaagagaagatcatggggaagggagggaaaaataaaacaagatgaaatcagagagggatacaaaccataagaaactcttaaccctaggaaataaaatgagggtcctggaggggagatgggtggggggatggggtaatggAGTGATGGACataaaggagggcacatgatgaatgagcactgggtgttatatagaCTGACAattcactgaactctacctctgataCTAATATACTCTCTGtgaattagttgaatttaaataaaaataaataaattttaaaaatgagattccCTGGTCCCACTCATCTATGCAGAGAGAATCTACAAGGAGATTGACCAGGTGATTGGCCCACACCGTCTTCCTTCCCTTGATGACCGAGCCAAAATGCCATACACTGATGCAGTCATCCACGAGATTCAGAGATTTGGGGACCTTCTCCCCATTGGCGTGCCCCATATGGTCACCAAAGATATTTCCTTCAGAGGGTACATTATTCCCAAGGTGAGGCCAGCTGGGCTCCCACATCTCTCCTATGTGGCCAGTCTGGGTGCTCTTAATCTCTGTACTTGAcctgttgttattgtttgtttgttattgcttttgttttttaatcaaatggGTTGAGGAAGGGAATGACAATATCTTCTGACCATGTGACCCTCCCTTAGGGCACTGAAGTATTTCCCATCCTGCACTCTGCTCTCAATGATCCCCATTACTTTGAAAAACCAGATGTCTTCAACCCTGACCACTTTCTGGATGCCAATGGAGCACTGAAGAAGAATGAAGCATTTATCCCCTTCTCCATAGGTAAGCAGGCCCACACTCCCTTTCCCAGATACCATAGTGCAGATGCCACCCCCTCCTTGAGACAATCCAGGAGAGATCTTTGCTTATGGAGCATTTAGTATGTGCCAGTTGCTTTACCTGCTTTAATCTGCTCCATCTTCATTACAACCCAGGGGGGTTTAAGAAGTAAGATCATGTTCCAAAGGCACATCTTGGTAAGTTGGACCATGGGAAAGTATTTTAACCTCTCTATACCTTGGCATGAAATATCCGGGAGCACTACTCTGAGCTCAGTACTCTACTGGAGGCTGAAGATAATGCACTGGACAAGTCTCATGGAGACATGGTTTCTGCTCTGGGAAATTTATCATCCAGCAGGGAAAATGGGCATTTGTCATTTGGCCACAATAATGTacctaattaaattaattaatgctTGCCATGTGATTAGGACTGTTTGGAACAAAGTAAGTGCTCATAGAAGTGGTgatcattattataattaatcCTAATTGTGATAGATGCTCTAAAAGGGGCTCTGGAGACGCAACATAGGAAGGACTGACTACTCTTAGTGGTTCATGATAAAAGCTTCCCTGATATACTGGCTTCAAAGCTAAGAGATCAAGGATAAATATCAATTGGCCACTAGAAAGAGTGGTCCAGGCAGAGCAAGGTCAAAACCTGAGGGTGGAGACAGCATGGCAATTTGAGACGCTAGATGAGCCCAGGGAGCCTGGAGTATAGATTATAGAGGGGGTCAAGGGTGAATCGCTCAGCTGGAGGGCCTTGAAAGCTGGGAGGTAGTTGCATTTATCCTGCTGGCACTGGGGGCCAGAGAGTGTCTTGATGTGCTCTGACTTGTCTCTATCCCCAACTCTCCACCCTTTGGCCTCATGCATAGAAAACCCCAATGCCCGGGTTCCTCATCCTTTGGGGGAGAAGAGGACCCCCGAATCaaggcagagatatagagaaagaaaaggacagagacagacagacaaagaaggaaggagtgagtgagaaacagagagacacagagggagacagtgaTGGGGGACAtagtgacagagacagagtgggCCTGAGACGATAGagtgagaaagaggagagggagacagaaaaggagggagagagagagagtttcaagTGGAATCAGAGTCAAATGGACAGAGACAGCGAGTTTAAGATTGAAGAATGTGGGCAAAAGATGAGGGAGACAGAAGTCAGATAGGAGATAGAGACAGAGCAGAAGTCTGAGGCAAGCTCGCCATggggagaaagaaaggcaaactgAGCCTAAAAAGATGTTAGAGCCAAAAGGATAGCAAAGGTGTCCCATTGGACAGCCCCAGGGATGAGGAAGacagggtgagagggagagagtagggCCAGGCTGTTCTGGAAAGAACTGGGTGACAGAACGAGTTGCAAGACCTAACCCTGCCCTGAGTTTTCCTAAGTTCCTATGTCCTCACTTCTGATGTGCCAAAAAAGATATGGAATACACCCCCCCCTTCAAGAAACCTCCACACAAGCCCAATGGAAGGTCTAGGAAATGTCTGGAATGGTCTTTCCAAGGTGGCCAGCCTGCAGATTAAGAGCCATTGAAGTAAAGGAGCAGGCTTTCAGCATCTCTGCCTGAGGTTTCCATGCCCTGTGTCCTCATTTCTCGACAAGCCCAAGCTCTGTAACCTACTGGGGGCTTTCACACCTCTGGAGTCGGCCCGAAGCCATAGACTCCCACTTCATGTGCAGCTTGATTTTCCCCCAAAACTCTTGAAGCCCATGGCTCCCACACTGAGTTCAGATGACAACTCAGAGAGACAATCACACAGTGCCACATACACCCCCATAAACTCCCCACCACACTCACAAAACCCACCATACGACTCCCCCCCACATGCACACTTCTCACCACCCATTctcctcaccacacacacacactccacacacTCCCCACCACACAATCACACTCTGCACCACACAACTcccccccacacatgcacacttcTCAACACACGCATTCTCTTCACCACACACATAATCCCCACACACCCGCAATATCCACCACACAACTCTCCCCCACATGCACACTCCAACCACAAACAAACACACCCCTACCACACACAGACCCTCTCACTACCCCCCACATtccctaccacacacacactaccCCCCGACTACCCCCTGACTACCCACACACTCCCTGCCACAAACATGCACATTCCCCCACATGCACACTCCCTACCACACACTCACACTCCCcaccacacatatacacacttccCCCTACACTCCCGACCACAACACACTCCctgacacaaacacacacacacacacacacacacacacacacaaacactcccaaacacacacatgccTTCCCTTCCACACACATACTGCTCCCCAATGCACATATtccctaccacacacacacacacacacacacacacacacacacattccccaccacacacacctagaaagaaacacaaagcaaCAACCACCTACAGTATCCTTAGTACAGGCCAGGTACTAGTCTGAGAATTTTTACAAATACTAATTTCTTTAACGTCATGATAGCCCTAGTTGATGGGTACCATTCTCCCCAcattagaaatgaaagacattaaaaatgttGTCAGAAATGTGCACACAACTACACGTGTGGAGGCAGACGGacagatacacagacacacacacacattctctgaGGGGCCACTGAATCCTCTAGAAACCCTTTTAACAGAAACTAGAGACTCTCTCCTGGTATCATGTGCAAGGCCAATCCACCCAAATGTTTGCACCTGGTTTCAGAGGGCCTGGGAACTCCCTAAAAGTCCACCCTGAATTTCAGGTCAAAGGGCAATCCCAGACAAATCTGTTGCAATGGACACAGATATATGGGTTTGGGATGTGACAGGGCAAACGATGTACATCAGCTGAGTGCCCACAATGATGATCTTCTGTGCCCACAGGGAAGCGCATTTGTCTTGGTGAAGGCATCGCCCGCATGGAATTATTCCTCTTCTTCACCACCATTCTCCAGAACTTCTCTGTGGCCAGCCCCAAGGCCCCTGAGGACATTGACCTCACACCCCAGGAGATAGGTGTGGGCAAATTGCCCCCAGTGTACCAGATCAGCTTTCTGTCTCGTGGAGGGTGCTGAGGGAAGGGGGGTCAAAGGATCATGGATCCAGGATCATGAAGTATGTCCACTACTTCAGAGAACAGCTgcttgcctctctctgggtcttcctGCCACTGAAAGACCCACTTCCAGCCAGTGTCCCTCCTCTCCTTGATTGCTGCCTCCCTGGGAAATTCCTCTCTGCCATCTCATCTCACCCCATCATTCTGCAGCTCTTGTAAAGACTCATGGgggtgttttctttcctttgttaatAGAGTTACATATGTGGTGTAGAGCTAGAAGCTGGGGATTAAGAGGGGAGATTTGACTCAGGTGCTCTCTGCATTTCTGCCTCCCAAACCACAGCTTCCCCCAGTGACTCCTCCCATCCTCAGAACAACCACCACCTCCACTGAGCAACCATTTGTGCTCCGTGATCTGTGCCTATGTGAGCTCACTTGAATCTTCCTTCCAGTAG
This portion of the Vulpes lagopus strain Blue_001 chromosome 2, ASM1834538v1, whole genome shotgun sequence genome encodes:
- the LOC121485519 gene encoding cytochrome P450 2B11; protein product: MELSVLLLLALLTGLLLLMARGRPKTYGHLPPGPRPLPILGNFLQMDRKGLLKSFLRLQEKYGDVFTVYLGPRRTVMLCGIDAIREALVDNAEAFSGRGKIAIVEPVFQGYGVVFANGERWKTLRRFSLATMRDFGMGKRSVEERIQEEAQCLVEELRKTEGALQDPTFFFHSMTANIICSIVFGKRFGYKDPEFLRLMNLFYVSFALISSFSSQMFELFHSFLKYFPGTHRQVYNNLQEIKAFIARMVEKHRETLDPSAPRDFIDAYLIRMDKEKAEPSSEFHHRNLIDTALSLFFAGTETTSTTLRYGFLLMLKYPHITERIYKEIDQVIGPHRLPSLDDRAKMPYTDAVIHEIQRFGDLLPIGVPHMVTKDISFRGYIIPKGTEVFPILHSALNDPHYFEKPDVFNPDHFLDANGALKKNEAFIPFSIGKRICLGEGIARMELFLFFTTILQNFSVASPKAPEDIDLTPQEIGVGKLPPVYQISFLSRGGC